A genomic stretch from Burkholderia pyrrocinia includes:
- a CDS encoding DUF4136 domain-containing protein — MRKEWAATALAASLLTGCAGVTSGVSAVGQPNAFAAGAHGYDFVRTAAQADDAEYRQVEALVRDELARRGFDAQPLKDARYRLSIAYATQPAAVAAIADQCGAASSACVTVDGPSPFALPFAGGVYRHVLTLRFVDAKSGADVYRVTAALRDREPGTQQAAPALVKSALAKVPFGDGGGWLVKTKKDDAGGMPGVVSVKPAEAR; from the coding sequence ATGAGAAAGGAATGGGCAGCGACCGCGCTGGCGGCGTCGTTGTTGACGGGTTGCGCCGGCGTGACGAGCGGCGTGAGTGCGGTCGGGCAGCCGAATGCATTTGCAGCCGGCGCGCACGGCTACGATTTCGTCCGGACGGCCGCGCAGGCCGACGATGCCGAATACCGGCAGGTCGAGGCGCTCGTGCGCGACGAACTCGCGCGCCGCGGCTTCGACGCGCAGCCGCTCAAGGACGCGCGCTACCGGCTGTCGATTGCCTATGCGACGCAGCCGGCGGCGGTCGCGGCCATCGCCGACCAGTGCGGCGCCGCGAGCAGCGCGTGCGTGACGGTGGACGGGCCGTCGCCGTTCGCGCTGCCGTTCGCGGGTGGCGTGTATCGCCACGTGCTGACGCTGCGTTTCGTCGATGCGAAATCGGGCGCCGACGTCTATCGCGTGACGGCCGCGCTGCGCGATCGCGAACCGGGCACGCAGCAGGCCGCGCCGGCGCTCGTGAAGAGCGCGCTCGCGAAGGTGCCGTTCGGCGATGGCGGCGGCTGGCTCGTGAAGACGAAAAAAGACGACGCGGGCGGGATGCCGGGCGTCGTCTCGGTGAAGCCGGCCGAAGCGCGCTGA
- a CDS encoding CHASE2 domain-containing protein: MKPGSVSPRRHLGRRFLIEWIAIGCLGIAVILACALGRLSSSVDGLIYDRLLMLRSLPLSPDVVVVDIDNQSVSALGRWPWPRDVHARLLDTLARAQPAAVVYDVLFTEPAPEDRAFADAMSHVPTFLPVLLSPEQADGTRTVDPPVAALAARATGLGHINLEVDRDGIVRSVALFESDGRVRWPQLMVPVYRAIQAGRLHPAGGAPGANAHDLSRDAAGEGRYLIPFSRNTPEYPTLSFDDVLEGRVKPDALRGKIVVVGVTASGLYDRFATPVSGDFGPLAGVYIHANVLDMLATGSAISPASRAGLFAASLLPLAALLGGFLMLSPWRALLLTLSLAALAVVASMALLFEARIWLSPAPAIFGLIAVYPIWNWRRLEMTMSYLRRELQRLPDEPHLLPEAPRTRSVGGDVLERQMALMAQAAQRVQDMKRFVWDSLDSMPEPIFVTDLAGTVLIANHAAKRYGSRLALPLPEGRPLRTALGELTFMKTVDGNAEHDAAIREHWPAALDPTLEAEHDAMARGIEVRDRDGLDHLLRYAACTNAQGRVTGWIAGLVDVTELHAAERHREEALHLLSHDMRSPQASILALVEIERDRVETDAMRGLLARVERYAHRALSLADEFVQLARAESQAYQLEVTSLVDVLIDASDEVWPQAQTKHIRIDTEVGTDMCWVRADRSLITRAFVNLLNNAVKYSPSDTVITCTLTVEHASKRMFCTIRDQGYGIAPEDQRHLFERFKRFHAGERPEIPGSGLGMAFVKTVVTRHGGSVSVDSEVGVGTAVTVSLPAIDEPSA; the protein is encoded by the coding sequence ATGAAACCCGGCTCCGTTTCCCCACGGCGGCACCTCGGCCGCCGCTTCCTGATCGAATGGATCGCGATCGGCTGCCTCGGGATCGCGGTGATCCTCGCGTGTGCGCTCGGCCGCCTGTCGTCGAGCGTCGACGGGCTGATCTACGACCGGCTGCTGATGCTGCGCAGCCTGCCGCTGTCGCCCGACGTGGTCGTCGTCGACATCGACAACCAGAGCGTATCGGCGCTCGGCCGCTGGCCGTGGCCGCGCGACGTGCATGCGCGGCTGCTCGACACGCTGGCGCGCGCGCAGCCGGCCGCCGTCGTCTACGACGTGCTGTTTACCGAACCGGCGCCGGAGGATCGCGCGTTCGCGGACGCGATGAGCCACGTGCCGACCTTCCTGCCGGTGCTGCTGAGCCCCGAGCAGGCGGACGGCACGCGTACCGTCGATCCGCCGGTGGCTGCGCTCGCGGCGCGCGCGACGGGGCTCGGTCACATCAATCTCGAAGTCGATCGCGACGGCATCGTGCGCAGCGTCGCGCTGTTCGAAAGCGACGGCCGCGTGCGCTGGCCGCAACTGATGGTGCCCGTGTACCGCGCGATCCAGGCCGGCCGGCTGCATCCGGCCGGCGGCGCGCCGGGCGCGAACGCGCACGACCTGTCGCGCGACGCGGCCGGCGAGGGCCGCTACCTGATTCCGTTCAGCCGCAACACGCCCGAGTATCCGACGCTGTCGTTCGACGACGTGCTCGAAGGGCGCGTGAAACCCGACGCGCTGCGCGGCAAGATCGTCGTCGTCGGCGTGACCGCTTCCGGGCTGTACGACCGCTTCGCGACACCCGTATCCGGCGATTTCGGCCCGCTCGCCGGCGTGTATATCCACGCCAACGTGCTCGACATGCTGGCGACCGGCAGCGCGATCTCGCCGGCATCGCGCGCGGGGCTGTTCGCCGCGTCGCTGCTGCCGCTCGCCGCGCTGCTGGGCGGCTTCCTGATGCTGTCGCCGTGGCGCGCGCTGCTGCTGACGCTGAGCCTCGCCGCGCTCGCCGTCGTCGCGAGCATGGCGCTGCTGTTCGAGGCGCGCATCTGGCTGTCGCCGGCGCCGGCGATCTTCGGGCTGATCGCCGTCTACCCGATCTGGAACTGGCGGCGCCTCGAAATGACGATGTCGTACCTGCGCCGCGAACTGCAGCGGCTCCCCGACGAGCCGCACCTGCTGCCCGAGGCGCCGCGCACGCGCAGTGTCGGCGGCGACGTGCTCGAGCGCCAGATGGCGCTGATGGCGCAAGCCGCGCAGCGCGTGCAGGACATGAAGCGCTTCGTGTGGGACAGCCTCGACAGCATGCCCGAGCCGATCTTCGTGACCGACCTGGCCGGCACCGTGCTGATCGCGAACCATGCGGCGAAGCGCTACGGGTCGCGGCTCGCGCTGCCGCTGCCGGAAGGGCGGCCGCTGCGCACCGCGCTCGGCGAGCTGACGTTCATGAAGACCGTCGACGGCAACGCCGAACACGATGCGGCGATCCGCGAGCACTGGCCGGCCGCGCTCGACCCGACGCTCGAGGCCGAGCACGACGCGATGGCGCGCGGCATCGAGGTGCGCGACCGCGACGGGCTCGACCATCTGTTACGCTACGCCGCCTGCACGAATGCGCAGGGCCGCGTGACGGGCTGGATTGCCGGCCTCGTCGACGTGACCGAACTGCACGCGGCCGAGCGGCATCGCGAGGAAGCGCTGCACCTGCTGTCGCACGACATGCGCTCGCCGCAGGCTTCGATCCTCGCGCTCGTCGAGATCGAGCGCGACCGCGTCGAGACCGATGCGATGCGCGGGCTGCTCGCGCGGGTCGAGCGCTACGCGCACCGCGCGCTGTCGCTTGCCGACGAGTTCGTGCAGCTGGCGCGCGCGGAGTCGCAGGCGTACCAGCTCGAAGTGACGAGCCTCGTCGACGTGCTGATCGATGCGAGCGACGAGGTATGGCCGCAGGCGCAGACGAAGCACATCCGCATCGACACCGAGGTCGGCACCGACATGTGCTGGGTGCGCGCGGACCGCTCGCTGATCACGCGCGCGTTCGTGAACCTGCTGAACAACGCAGTCAAATACAGTCCGTCCGACACCGTGATCACGTGTACGCTGACGGTCGAGCACGCGTCGAAGCGGATGTTCTGTACGATTCGCGATCAGGGGTACGGCATTGCGCCGGAAGATCAGCGGCATCTGTTCGAGCGTTTCAAGCGATTCCATGCCGGCGAGCGGCCCGAGATCCCGGGTTCCGGGCTCGGCATGGCATTCGTGAAGACGGTCGTCACGCGCCATGGGGGCAGCGTGTCGGTCGACAGCGAAGTGGGTGTCGGCACCGCGGTGACGGTGTCGCTGCCCGCGATCGACGAGCCGTCCGCCTGA
- the galU gene encoding UTP--glucose-1-phosphate uridylyltransferase GalU: MLKVTKAVFPVAGLGTRFLPATKASPKEMLPVVDKPLIQYAVEEAIAAGITEMIFVTGRSKRAIEDHFDKSYEVEAELEARGKEKLLELVRSIKPSHVDCFYVRQPEALGLGHAVLCAEKLVADNPFAVILADDLLDGNPPVMKQMVDVFDHYHSSVIGVEEIPPSETKSYGIVDGKEWEESIVKMSAIVEKPAPEVAPSNLGVVGRYILKPRIFEHLRALKPGAGGELQLTDAIQALLADEQVLAYKYQGTRYDCGSKLGYLKATVEFALRHPEVGAEFDEYLRTRGGAQPAA; encoded by the coding sequence ATGTTGAAAGTCACCAAGGCGGTATTCCCCGTTGCCGGCCTCGGCACGCGGTTCCTGCCGGCAACGAAGGCGAGCCCGAAGGAAATGCTGCCGGTCGTCGACAAGCCGCTGATCCAGTACGCAGTCGAGGAGGCGATCGCCGCGGGCATCACCGAGATGATTTTCGTCACCGGGCGCAGCAAGCGCGCGATCGAGGATCATTTCGACAAGTCGTACGAGGTCGAAGCCGAACTCGAGGCACGCGGCAAGGAAAAGCTGCTCGAGCTCGTGCGCAGCATCAAGCCGAGCCATGTCGACTGTTTCTACGTGCGTCAGCCGGAAGCGCTCGGCCTCGGCCATGCGGTGCTGTGCGCGGAGAAGCTGGTGGCCGACAACCCGTTCGCGGTGATCCTCGCGGACGACCTGCTCGACGGCAACCCGCCCGTGATGAAGCAGATGGTCGACGTGTTCGACCACTATCACAGCTCGGTGATCGGCGTCGAAGAAATCCCGCCGTCGGAAACGAAGTCGTACGGGATCGTCGACGGCAAGGAATGGGAAGAGTCGATCGTCAAGATGTCGGCGATCGTCGAGAAGCCCGCGCCGGAAGTCGCGCCGTCGAACCTCGGCGTGGTCGGCCGCTACATCCTGAAGCCGCGGATCTTCGAACACCTGCGCGCGCTGAAGCCGGGCGCGGGCGGCGAACTGCAGCTCACCGACGCGATCCAGGCGCTGCTCGCCGACGAACAGGTGCTGGCCTACAAGTACCAGGGCACGCGCTACGACTGCGGCAGCAAGCTCGGCTACCTGAAGGCGACGGTCGAATTCGCACTGCGCCATCCGGAAGTCGGCGCGGAATTCGACGAATACCTGCGCACGCGCGGCGGCGCGCAACCGGCCGCCTGA